In the Sphingobium sp. Z007 genome, GGTTTCGGCGCGGGCGGCGGAGATAAGGATGTCGGCGCGGCCAAGCGGGTCGAAATCCGCCAGCGTGACCGCGTCCGCGCCCTCGATCGCCATCAGCCGGATCGCGCCGTCGGGGGCGGCCAGGCGGATCGCCCAGCCGCGGCGCAGCGCATCGATCGCGCGCGCGGCGTCCCGCCCGTTAGCCCCGCCGATGTGTAGCCCCGGCATCAGAAGGCGAATTCGGTGATGATGGGGATATGGTCGGATGGCTTGATCCAGCTGCGCGCGGGTTCGACCACGCGATGGCTGACCGCCTTGTCCGCCACATCCTTCGTCATCCACATATGGTCCAGGCGGCGGCCGCGATCCGATTCCGCCCAGTCCTTCGCGCGATAGCTCCACCAGGTGTAGAGGCGGGCGGGCGCAGGATAGAAATGACGGCCGATATCGACCCAGTCGTTGGACGCCTGCAACCGGGCGAGAATTTCGCATTCCCCCGGCGTGTGGCTGACAACGTTCAGCAATTGCTTGTGGCTCCAGACGTCACATTCCAGCGGGGCGATGTTGAAATCGCCGGTCAGGATGGCGGGCTGCTTGTCGAGCGCGGACGACCACTGGATCATCCGTTCGAGGAAATCCATTTTCTGGCCGAATTTGGGGTTTAGCTCCCGATCGGGGATGTCGCCGCCAGCGGGGACATAGACATTTTCGATTCGCACGCCATTGTCGAGCCGCACGCCGACATGGCGCGCTTCGCCATTGGCCTGCCAGTCGAACCGGTCATCCTCATGCACGGGCACCTTGCTCATGATTGCGACGCCATGGTGCATCCGCTGGCCATTCAGCACCTGATGCACATAGCCCATGCGGCGGAACATTTCGGCGGGGAAAGTCTCGTTCACCACCTTGGTTTCCTGCAGGCACAAGATGTCGGGCGCTTCGAGCCGCAGCAGATGTTCGACGATGTCGATGCGCGCGCGGACGGAGTTTATGTTCCAGGAGCAGATGGAGAGGGTGTCGGCCATGCGATTCCACCTAGGAGGCCGCGGGCGGACGCGCAAGCGGCTGGACAGACGCCGCACAAAGTAAGACCCCCGCTCCGGGGGCGTGGAACGGGGGTCTCGATCGCGCCCTTGAAGCGCTTCGCGGCGAGAGAGTGGGCCGGGTAACAGGGGGGAAATCCCGGTTTGTCTCTCGCCTTGAGTTGTAATTAGCGCCCGCCATATGAGCGGCAGATGAACGAATGGCGTAGTTTTTCCATCCGTCGCGCAGAGCGCTCGGTCAGCCGCCCGCCGACCGGCCTCTGGGTCGTGGATCGGTCCAGCGAAAGGCGGAATCGGCCACCGCAGCGCCATAGACCTGATTGCTCAGCCGGACCGCGGTGCGGTTATTCTGCGAATCGAGCGCCACCCAGCCATAGAGCTGAAGGCCCGCAGGACCGGAGGCATTGCGTTTGAAGATCATGGTAAAGGTGCCATATTCCGGCCGCTTGGGATCTCGCGCCTCAACGCTCAACACCGATGGATCGCCGGTCGGCACCACCTTCCCGAATTTCGACAGATCCTTGTTCGGATCGATGAGGACGCCCAGCGGCGAGTTGCCGATCGGCCAGCGCTGCACCTGCCGCACTTCATAATCGATCATGGTCAGCGCCTTGCCATCGCCCACGATCAGCAGCGGCACGCCCTTTTGATATTGGAAGCGGATCTTGCCCGGCTGCTTGAGGGTCAGCTTGCCCGTCAGGGTCTGGCCACTGCGGTCGGTCTGGGTGAAATCGGCGGTAAGGGTGGTGACGCCGCGAATATAGGCGTTGACCTGGGCCAGGTCGGGCGAGGCCGACTGCGCGGCGACGGGCGCGGTCGGCACGATGACCGACAGGGCGGCCGGCGCGGCGGCAAGGGCCAGGATCAGGGGCGCAAGGCTGCGCTGCATGGCGTTCAACTCCGGTTGTTCAGGAATATGGGAGGTAGAAGGTCGGGCTTGAACCCGTTGTGAACCCGGCTGTTCCGAAATAGCAAGATTTGGGGGAGTGATGGGGAGAGCATCCACAGACGGCCGGACAGCTCCATCCCCCATGCTCCCACCTCGCCCTGCCGGTCTGACCGGCGGCACCGCTCCAATTATGTTATCGGCGCGGCAGCAGCGGGATTGGACTAGCCCGATTCGCGGACAAAAAAAAGGGCCGATCCGAAGACCAGCCCGAAAAGTTTTAGGAGAGGATGCCTGAAAGGCCTGATCCTATTGCCCGGTCCCGTCTCATGCTGCAAATGCGAAGGGCGTAAGAGCGATTGCATGATACGCAATCGTAACCATTTTTCGGCTGGCGATGCGGCCCGTCAAAGCGGATTGCCATTTTCGTCGCGCAGCACTTCGCGGCGGCCGACATGGTTGGGGGCGCCGACCAGGCCTTCTTCCTCCATACGTTCGA is a window encoding:
- the xth gene encoding exodeoxyribonuclease III; the encoded protein is MADTLSICSWNINSVRARIDIVEHLLRLEAPDILCLQETKVVNETFPAEMFRRMGYVHQVLNGQRMHHGVAIMSKVPVHEDDRFDWQANGEARHVGVRLDNGVRIENVYVPAGGDIPDRELNPKFGQKMDFLERMIQWSSALDKQPAILTGDFNIAPLECDVWSHKQLLNVVSHTPGECEILARLQASNDWVDIGRHFYPAPARLYTWWSYRAKDWAESDRGRRLDHMWMTKDVADKAVSHRVVEPARSWIKPSDHIPIITEFAF
- a CDS encoding outer membrane lipoprotein carrier protein LolA, whose protein sequence is MQRSLAPLILALAAAPAALSVIVPTAPVAAQSASPDLAQVNAYIRGVTTLTADFTQTDRSGQTLTGKLTLKQPGKIRFQYQKGVPLLIVGDGKALTMIDYEVRQVQRWPIGNSPLGVLIDPNKDLSKFGKVVPTGDPSVLSVEARDPKRPEYGTFTMIFKRNASGPAGLQLYGWVALDSQNNRTAVRLSNQVYGAAVADSAFRWTDPRPRGRSAGG